GATGGCCCGGTCTACTGCGCTTTCGCGGATGGTGATAGTGGTAAAGACCAGCTCGTCGTAGTTGACCCCCCGCTTGGCGCAGCGTTTTTTGAAGCGGTCGCTGCGCAGATGGGTGAGCAGTTCCTCGGCGTCGGCGAACTGGGGCATCAGGTGGGGGTTACCGAGGTTGGTGACCTCGATGTTGCGGCAGCCGGCGAAAATCAGCTCCTCCAGGTAAAAGATCTTGGCGCGAGTGGAGACGAACTTTTCGAGATGCTGGAACCCATCCCGGACCGTAATGTCGCCAATGGTGACCTTGCGTGGCATGCGGGGGAAAATTTTCCAATAATCATACTCGGTCATCGTTGTTTTGCTCCTTTCCTTCATTTATCGTCCGGGGAATACCCCGTGGCGGGGGCGACGTCCGCCCACAGCGGACGAGGTCGCCTCTGATACCGGGCCGCGGCCGCGGCCAAAAACCGGCCGGGACCGCCGCAGCCGGGTTAAAACCTCAGGTTGCCGAAAGCCGGATCGCCGATGGGTTTCAGCAGGCTGACCTCGAAGGCCATGGCCAGCCAGTCGCGGATTTCACTGAACTTCAGGACCCCGTCGTTCAGCAGGCGGGCGCCGCAGTAGAAGGGATGGGCCTCGCCGTCGTACTTGTCGATCATCTGCTGGCGGAAGGCGTCCTTTTCCGCCTCGCTCATGGGCTTTCCCTGGGCCTCGCGCTTGCGCTCCTCGATGGAGAGCAGCACTCCGGCAGCGCTGCGGCCGCTCATCACCGAGGTGCGCGCGCGCATGGTGGAAAACAGGAAGTGGGGCCGATAGGCACGGCCGCACATGCCGTAGTTGGCCGCGCCGTTGTCGGGACCGATCACCAGCTGGATGCGCGGCACCTGGGCGCAGGAAACCGATCGGACCATGTCGGCGCCGTACTTGCCGATGCCCATGTGCTCGGAATCCGAGCCCACCATGTAGCCCGGCGAGTTCTGGACGAAGAGCAGCGGGGTCTTCTCCTGGCTGCAGCGGATGATCCACTCGGTGGCCTTGCGGGCGGCCTCGAAGAAGATGATGCCCACGCCGTTTGAGGCGATCACACCCACCGGCAGCCCCTTGATCCGGATCTTGCCGGCGAGGATGTTGTCGCCGCGGCCCGGGGCGTAGTTGCGCTTGTACTCGTTGAAGACGCTGTCGTCGGCGATCGCCGCCAGGAAGGCCCGGCCGTCGATCCCCTGGTGGATGGCGGCCGGCAGCAGGTCGTAGACGCTGTCGGGGGCCACCTGGGGCGGGGATTCCTCGTAGCGGTGGTGATGGACGGTCTGGGGCCGCTCCAGCGAGAGGATCTCACGAACGGCGGCGATGGCCTCCGCCTGGTTGGCGCAGAAATGGTCCGCCCCGCCCGAAATCTGGGTGTGGACCCGGGCGCCGCCCAGGTCTTCGGCCGAGATCACCTCGCCGGTGGCCATCTTGACCAGAGGCGGGCCACCCAGAAACGAGTAGGCCAGTTTGTCGATCATCACCGACTGGCAGGCCATGAAAACGATGTAGGCCCCGCCGGCGGTGTTGCCGCCGGTGCTGAGCGTGACCTGCTTCAAACCCATGGCCGACATGCGCGCCATGTTGTAGAACATCGAGCCGAAATGCTGATCGTCGGGGAAGACATCCGCCTGCATGGGCAGAAAGGCCCCGCCCGAGTCGGCGATGTAGACGCAGTTGAGGCCGCAGCGCTCGGCGATGGCCTGGGCGCGCATGTGCTTTTTAAGGGTGATCGGGAAATAGGTGCCGGCCTTGACGCGCGGGTCGTTGCCGATGATCATGGTCCAGTTGTTGTAGATTTTGCCGATGCCCGTGACCACGCCGCCGCAGGGAATATCGTCGATGCCGCCGGGATAGCCCACCCCGAAGCCGGCGATGCGGCTGAGTTCGAAAAACTGGGTGCCGGGGTCGATCAGGTCCTGAATCAACTCCCGAACGGGGCGCTTGCCCTGTTTGGCCAGGCGCTGAACCGCCTTCTCGCCCCCCGGCCACACGGCCTGGTAAACCCGTTCGTCCAGTTTGCGCTCTTCATTTTCCCAGAATTCTCGGTTCTCTGTCATTTCCCATCCTCTTTCAGGGTGTTTGCAAAAGGCGGCGTACGCAGCGTGTGCCAGGCCGGAAAGAGCCTGCTGCGGCCGGGTGTCCGTCTGCGGCGGCGGACCCGGCCCGGCCGATGGCGGGCATCACTCCCCGCGGTAGACCGGCTTGCGCTTCTCGCGGAAGGCCGCCAGGCCCTCCAGCCGGTCCTTGGTGGGAATGGTGACCCAGTAGGCGTTGGACTCAATGGCCAGACCGGAGTGAAGGTCGGTCTCGATGCCGTAGTTGATGGCGTATTTGGCCTGCTCGATGGCGACCGGGCCGGTTTCGCAGATCATCGCGGCCATCTCGCGGCAAGCGCTGATCAAGGCCTCCGGCGGGCAGACCTGGTTGACCAGGCCGATGCTCAGTGCCTCCTGAGCGTCCACCCGGCGGCCGGTAAAGATCAGCTCCTTGGCCTTGCCCCGGCCCACCAGGCGCGGCAGGCGCTGGGTGCCGCCGGCGCCGGGAATGATCGCCAGGCGGGTTTCGGTGAGACCCATGGTGGCGCTCTCGGCCGCGATGCGGATGTCGCAGGCCAGGGCCAGCTCGGTGCCGCCGCCCAGGGCGATGCCGTTGACGGCTGCGATAACCGGCTTGCTCAATTGTTCGATGGCGGTGAACAGGTTGCGGATGGTGAAAATGAACTCCTTCACCTGGACGGGAGTCAGGGTCGCCCGTTCCTTGAGATCGGCCCCGGCGCAGAAGGCCCGCTCGCCGGCCCCGGTGATGATGATCACCCGCACGGCCGGGTTGAAGCGCAGCGACTCGATGGCGTCCCGCAGGGCGCGCAGCATCTCGAAGTTAAAGGAATTCATGACGTTTGGCCGGTTCAGGGTCAGCAGGGCGACGCCCTCGGACTCTTCGACCAGCAACAGCGGTTCGCTCATTCTCTCCTCCGGTGCAAAGTTGGGTGCGCGCGGCCCGGCGCCCGGCCAAGACCTGGCGCCGGGCCGCGCATCGGGGCGACAGCAGCCGCCCTTAGGCGGTTTCCACCACCGCGTCCTCGCGCCCCAGTTTCTGGGTGGCCATCTCGCGCAGCTTGTACTTCTGGATCTTGCCGCTGGCGGTGGTGGGGTATTCGTCAACAAACATGAAGAAGGCCGGGATTTTGTGGAAGGCGATGCGCTCCTTGCAGAAGGTGCGCATTTCCTCGTCAGTGGCCGTCTCGTCGGGCTTGAGCTGGATGTAGGCCACCACTTCCTCGCCATACTTGATGCTCGGCACCCCGACGACCTGCACATCCTTGACCTTGGGGTGGGTGTAGAGGAACTCCTCGATTTCGCGCGGGTAGATGTTCTCGCCGCCGCGGATGATCATGTCTTTGATCCGGCCGGTGATCTTGCAGTAGCCGTTTTCATCCATCACCGCCAGGTCGCCGGTGTGCAGCCAGTTGTCCTTGTCGATGGCCTCGCGGGTGGCCTCGGGGTTTTTGTAGTAGCCTTTCATGACGTGGTAGCCGCGGGTGCAGAGCTCACCCTGGACGCCGCGGGGCACTTCTTCGCCGGTGACCGGGTCGACGATCTTGACCTCGACGTTGGGAAGCGCCCTGCCCACCGTGCTGACCCTGAGCTCCAGGGAATCCTCGGGGCGGGTCTGGGTGATGACCGGCGAGGATTCGGTCTGGCCGTAGGCGATGGTCATCTCCGAGGCGCCCATCACGCTGACGACTTTTTTCATCACTTCGATCGGGCAGGGCGAACCGGCCATGATGCCGGTGCGCAATCTGGAGGTATCGTAGGATTTTTTGGTCATTTCTTCAAGTTCGGCGATGAACATCGTGGGCACCCCGTGCAGCGCGGTGCACTTTGAGGCTTGCACGGTTTCCAGCACCGCGTCGGCCTTGAAGGCCACCACCGGCGACATGGCGGCGGCCGAGACGACGCAGCTGAGGGTCCCCAGGACGCATCCGAAGCAGTGGAAGAAGGGCACCGGAATGCAGAGGTTGTCCTTGCTGGAGAGTTTCATGCATGCCGCGATGCTCTTGGCGTTGCCGATGATGTTGGTGTGGGTCAGCATGACCCCCTTGGGAAAACCGGTGGTGCCCGAGGTGTACTGCATGTTGATCACGTCGTGGGGGTCAAGCGCGTCCTGGCGGGCCTTGAGTTCGGCGTCGGAGATGTTCTTGCCCAGGGCCATGACATCCTCCCAGCTGAACGTGCCGGGCAGCTTCTCCTTGCCTAGATAGATGACGTTTTTGAGCTCCGGCAGCTTGGCGCACTTGAGCTTGCCGGGTTCGCTGTCCTTGAGTTCCGGGCAGACATCGTAGATCACCTTGACGTATTCGTCGGGGGTGCGCACGCCGCCGATCAGGATCAGGGTCTGGGAATCGGACTGCTTCATCAGGTATTCCAGCTCGAAGGAGCGGTAGGCCGTGTTGACGGTCACCATGATGGCACCGATTTTGGGGGTGCCGAACTGGGTGTAGAGCCATTCGGGGACGTTGTTGGCCCAGATGGCGACTTTGTCGCCTTTCTGCACCCCGAGGGCCATGAACCCCTTGGCCACCTGGTTGCACACATCGCGGAATTCGCGGTAGGTGTAGTCGATGCCCAGCTTGTGGTACATCAGCGCCTTGCTGTCGCCGAACTGCTCGGCGACCAGATCCACCAGTTGCCCGATGGTCGTTTTTCCCACTTCAAACTTTGGTAGCTGCATCCTATATTCTCCGTATTTTTAAATACTTATATTAATGATCAGACAAGCGGGCCGCAGGCCAGAGCTCTGCCGCTTGGGGGGCCGCTGCCGCCCGTTGCCCCGGCATGGGGCCCACGCGTCGCTCAGCAGCCGATATAGCGGGAGATCACCAGCCGCTGGATCTCCGAGGTGCCCTCGCCGATATCCAGCAGCTTCTGGTCCCGGTAGAAGCGCTCCACGCCGTAGTCCTTCATCAGGCCGTAGCCGCCGTGAATCTGGACGGCGTGGTTGACCACGCGGCCCATCAGCTCCGAGCAGTAGAGCTTGCCCATGGCGGCCTCCTTGGCGAACGGTTTTTTCTTGTCCCGCAGCCAGCAGGCTTTGTAGAGCAGGTTGCGGGCGCACTCGATCTCCATCGCGCAGTCGGCCAATTTGAAGGCGATCGCCTGGAACTTGGCGATCGGCTGGCCGAACTGCTGGCGCTCCCGGGCGTACTTGAGGGCCATCTCGTAGGCCCCCTGGGCGCCGCCCAGCCCCATGGCGCCGATGGAGAGCCGGCCACCGTCCAGGGTCTGCAGCATCTGGTGGAAGCCGTCACCGGGTTTGCCCAGGATGTTGGCCTCCGGCACCCGTACCTCGTCGAAGTAAAGCTCGGCGGTGTTAGAGGCGCGCCACATCATCTTGCCGTGCATGGCGTTGGCCTTGAAGCCGCGCATGCCCTTCTCGACGATAAAGCAGGTGTATTCGGGCTTGCCGTTGGCGCGTGTGCCGGTGATGGCCTGCACGGTGACGCCCAGGGTCATGTCGCAGGCCGCATTGGTGATGAAGATCTTGGAGCCGTTGAGGACCCACTCGTTGCCGTCCTTGACGGCCGTGGTTTTGCTGCCGCCGGCATCGGATCCGGCGGTTGGTTCGGTCAACCCGAAGCCCCACAGGGCCTCGCCGCGGCACAGCGGCGGCAGGTACTTGCGCTTCTGCTCTTCGGTGCCGAAGTAGTTCAGCGGGCCGATGCCCAGCGAATTGCCGGCCGCCACCGTGGCCGCCTGGGAGCCGTCGATGCGGGCCAGTTCCTCGACGGCGATGATGTAGGAGACGTAGTCCATCTCCTGGCCCTCGTATTTTTCGGAAACAAACATGCCGAACAGGCCGATCTCTCCCATCTTGCGGGTTAGCTCGTTTGAGAAGGTCTCGGTCTCGTCCAGTTCGGCCGCCAGCGGGGCGATTTCGCTCTGGGCGAAATTGCGCACCTCCTTGCGGATCATTTCCTGTTCTTTGGTCAGTTCAAAGTCCAATCCTGCCTCCTTTGCCACACCCGCCGCGCCGCCGCCGTGGGCGCAGCGACCCGGCCTGGCGGCGGATTTCATCCGCTGCAGGAAAGGGCCGCGGCAAGCCGGGTTCGAGGGGCGACGGCATTGCGGAGATGGCGGTGATTTTGCGGGCCGGCAAAATCAGGGCGCCGGCCCGCAAAACGGTTTCGCGGTCTTTAGAGATCGGGTCTGATATCCAGTGAGTATTTCTTGATGACCTCATCGCTGTTCGGCTTTGTCATCAGGCTGACGACGATAAAGAAGATGAAGCCGACGAAGACCCAGTAGACCTGGTGCGGGGTGCTGATCTTGTTCTCGGGGTTGCTGAGGAAGAACCAGTGGTAGCTGCCGAGGGCCGTCTTGGCGTACATCCAGGTGCTGGTGGAAAGAATCGTCATGACGATGATATTGAGCATGGCGGCGGCCGTGGTCGCTCTGGCCCACCAGATCCCTAAAATCAGCGGGGGACCCACCGAGCAGAGGATGACCACAAAGGCGGCCCCTGAGATGTCTAGGACCAGTGCCGGCGGCTTGAAGGCCATGAACATGCAGGCCACCAGAACCAGGGTGGTCATGATGCGGGTGATCAGGACCGGTTTTTCCTCGGGCAGGTTGCTGCCGAAGACCTTGCCCATCCAGTCGCGGCCCAGCAGGATGTTGAGCACCATCGTCCAGCCGGCTGCGGTGGCCATGGCGATGGCCAAACCGCCGGCGGCCACGACGGCCAGCAGGAAGGGGCTGTTGAGGGCTTCCATGGCGGCGATCATGGAGTAGTCGGTGACCGACGCGCCGGCCACGCCGTAAGCGGTTTTCATGTGTTTGAGGACATCCATAGCGTTGGCGATGCCCTCGGTCTGCATCAGCGGGTGCAGTTGCTCGACCAGGACGCGCGCACCGGTGCCGATGATGATCAGCCCGCAGTACATCAGGCCGCCCACGACTACCGCCCAGAAGACGCTGCGGCGGGCGGACTTGATGTCCTGGCTGGTGAAAAAGCGCACCACCGTGTAGGGCATGGCCGAAAAGCCGAAGTGCCACACGAAAAAGAAGCCCACCACACCGGTCCAGCTGGCCATCAAGGCGTGGGAGGGGGCGTCGGCCACGTAGGGCATGTTGAAGAAGTTGGCGCTCACCGAGAGGGTGGCATCGGTCAGGCCGTTTAGGCCGCCGTAGTGGCCGATGACGTAGGCCGCGGCGAGGGTCGAGGCCACGGTCATGGCGATCCCCTGGAAGGCGGTCGAGAAGGTCGTGGCCACCATGCCGCCGTAGTAAATGTAGAGAAAAATGACGACCGTGGCGAGAACCACCGAGACGTTGAAGTTCAGTTTCAAGATGGCCAGCAGAAAGAGCGCGGTGCCCACGATGGAGAGCACCACGTAGGCCAACCCGCCGATCAGGGTCGGAATGCCCGCCACCAGGCGCATCCACTTGGTGTCGTAGCGGTCGGCGTAGTAGTCGGTGAACGAGGTCGGGGCGTATTTGCGCAGTGGTGCGGCGGTCAGCAGGGTGGCGATGGGCATGCCGCCGATGATCCCCACGAGCGCCCACCAGAAGGGGTAGCCCAGAATGAAGATGAATGCGGGCAGCCCCAGAAAGCTGGCCGGGCTGAAATAGGTCGCGGCCAGCGCGCTGCCGTTGACGAAGGCCCCGACTTTACGGCCGGCCACGTAATAGTCCGAGGCGTCCAGCGACGCTTTGCGCGAGGACCAGCCGATCCAGAAAATAATTGCGAAATACAAGACAGCACCCAGTATGACGATTGGATTGACTCCCATGTGGTTTTCCTCCTTGCAATTAGGCTTTGGTTTGGGCCTTGAGCGCCTCTCTTTTTTCTTCGGAGCGATAGAAAATAAACGACACCAGGATGTTGATCAGCCACAGGCCGATGATCCAGTTGTAGATGTAGCATGCGGGAACGCCCATAAAGCGCTTCAGCGGAAACCCGGGAACCGTCATTTCGAGAATCATGAAAAGAAAACACCAGCCATACATGATGGCCATGCCGATCCAGAAAATCTTGGGCATACCTTTGAACATGATTACCTCCCCCTATTGTGGTGAGTGTTGGGTGGCGCTGAGCGGCCGGCTGCCGTGGCCGCCGCCTGCCGGTTTTAATTTCACCGCGTTGTCCCGGCACCCCGTGGGCCCGTCGCGATCGGAATTTCCATGTTCGGCCGGTTGTTTCCCGGCCGGGTTTCTAAGCGCTGCCCCATTCGGCGTTGCGCAACTCCCCGCGGCGGATCTTGCCGCTCACGGTTTTCGGCAGGGCGTCCACAAACGCGATCTTGCGCGGGTACTTGTAGGGCGCGCTGACCTTCTTGACATGTTCCTGCAGTTCTTTGACCAGCCCGGTGCTGGGCGTGAAGCCCGGCGCCAGGACGATAAACGCTTTGACCACCTCCCCTCGGGTTTGATCGGGGCTGGAGACCACCGCCGCCTCGGCCACCGCCGGGTGTTCGACCAGGGCGCTTTCCACATCGAAGGGCCCGATGCGGTAGCCGGAGCTGAGAATTACGTCGTCGCTGCGGCCGACGAACCAGAAATAGCCGTCCTCGTCCACGTAGCCGCGGTCGCCGGTCAGGTACCAGCCGTCCCGGAAGACCGCGGCGGTTGCGTCCGGCGCTTGCCAGTATTCCTTGAAAAGCCCCACCGGGCGTGTCGGTTGGACCCGGACGGCGATGTCGCCTTCGGAATTGGCGGGCAACACCGCGCCGTCGCCACCGATCACCCTGAGGTCGATGCCGGGCGCCGGTTTGCCCATGGAGCCGAAGCGCGGCGCAAGGCAGGGAAAACTGCCGGCCAAAAGCACCGTTTCGGTCTGGCCGTAGCCGTCGCGGATGGTGATGCCGGTGGCGCGCTTCCAGACCTCAATGATCTCGGCGGCCAGTGGTTCGCCGGCGGCCACGCAGTGCCGCAGCGCGGGGAACTTGCGGGCGCTGCTGTAATGGAGGATCAGCATGCGGTAGACGGTCGGTGTGCCGCACAGGGTGGTGACGGGGTGGCGCTCCAGGAGCTCCAGGGTCTTGACCGGGTCGAAGCGGTCGCTGTGGTGGACGAACAGCGCCGCACCGCAGTGCCAGGGTCCGAAATAGCTGCTCCAGGCCGCCTTGGCCCAGCCCGTGTCACCGACATTCCAGTGCAGATCGTCGGGCCGCAGATCCAGCCAGAAACGGCCGGTCGACTGGTGGCCGATAGGGTAGGAGGCGTGGGTGTGGAGGGCCATCTTGGGGGTCCCGGCGGTGCCCGAGGTAAAGTAAACCAGGCAGTTGTCGCTGCCGCGGGTTTTGACAGTTTCAAACTGCGCGGTGGTCGCGGCCAATGCCTGGTCGTAGAAAATCCAGCCCTTGCGGGGCTTGGAGATGACGATTTTGGTTTTGACCGTGGGGCATTTGTCTTGGACCTGTTCGAATTTGGCGGCGATGTCGTGGTTGGTGATCAGACAGGCCGCTTGGGATGTGTTGGCCCGAAACGCGAGATCCTTGGTGGTGAGCTGGGTGGCGCCCGGCGCCACCAGGGCGCCCATGCGGATGCCGGCGGTCAGCGTTTCCCACCACTCGGTGTTGCGGGGCAGAACCACCATGATGACGTCGTCGCGTCGGACGCCGCTGGCGGTCAGGACTTTGGCCAGTTTTTTCGAGGCGTTGACGATGTCCAAAAAGGTTTTGCGCACTTCGTTGCCGGCGTCGTCGACCCACAGGATAGCGAGTTTGCCGGGGTCTTGGGCCCATTTGTCGACAACGTCGCCGGCAAAATTGAAATACTCGGGCACCGCCGGGCGGAACTCGGCACATGTCTTTTCGTAATCGGTCATGTTGTGGGCCTGGGTCACTCTGTCTCCTCCCGCGATGGGGGAATCCGTTCGCCCCGGCTTAGAGGGCGCA
This region of Desulfobacteraceae bacterium genomic DNA includes:
- a CDS encoding acyl-CoA dehydrogenase family protein; its protein translation is MDFELTKEQEMIRKEVRNFAQSEIAPLAAELDETETFSNELTRKMGEIGLFGMFVSEKYEGQEMDYVSYIIAVEELARIDGSQAATVAAGNSLGIGPLNYFGTEEQKRKYLPPLCRGEALWGFGLTEPTAGSDAGGSKTTAVKDGNEWVLNGSKIFITNAACDMTLGVTVQAITGTRANGKPEYTCFIVEKGMRGFKANAMHGKMMWRASNTAELYFDEVRVPEANILGKPGDGFHQMLQTLDGGRLSIGAMGLGGAQGAYEMALKYARERQQFGQPIAKFQAIAFKLADCAMEIECARNLLYKACWLRDKKKPFAKEAAMGKLYCSELMGRVVNHAVQIHGGYGLMKDYGVERFYRDQKLLDIGEGTSEIQRLVISRYIGC
- a CDS encoding AMP-binding protein translates to MQLPKFEVGKTTIGQLVDLVAEQFGDSKALMYHKLGIDYTYREFRDVCNQVAKGFMALGVQKGDKVAIWANNVPEWLYTQFGTPKIGAIMVTVNTAYRSFELEYLMKQSDSQTLILIGGVRTPDEYVKVIYDVCPELKDSEPGKLKCAKLPELKNVIYLGKEKLPGTFSWEDVMALGKNISDAELKARQDALDPHDVINMQYTSGTTGFPKGVMLTHTNIIGNAKSIAACMKLSSKDNLCIPVPFFHCFGCVLGTLSCVVSAAAMSPVVAFKADAVLETVQASKCTALHGVPTMFIAELEEMTKKSYDTSRLRTGIMAGSPCPIEVMKKVVSVMGASEMTIAYGQTESSPVITQTRPEDSLELRVSTVGRALPNVEVKIVDPVTGEEVPRGVQGELCTRGYHVMKGYYKNPEATREAIDKDNWLHTGDLAVMDENGYCKITGRIKDMIIRGGENIYPREIEEFLYTHPKVKDVQVVGVPSIKYGEEVVAYIQLKPDETATDEEMRTFCKERIAFHKIPAFFMFVDEYPTTASGKIQKYKLREMATQKLGREDAVVETA
- a CDS encoding propionyl-CoA carboxylase: MTENREFWENEERKLDERVYQAVWPGGEKAVQRLAKQGKRPVRELIQDLIDPGTQFFELSRIAGFGVGYPGGIDDIPCGGVVTGIGKIYNNWTMIIGNDPRVKAGTYFPITLKKHMRAQAIAERCGLNCVYIADSGGAFLPMQADVFPDDQHFGSMFYNMARMSAMGLKQVTLSTGGNTAGGAYIVFMACQSVMIDKLAYSFLGGPPLVKMATGEVISAEDLGGARVHTQISGGADHFCANQAEAIAAVREILSLERPQTVHHHRYEESPPQVAPDSVYDLLPAAIHQGIDGRAFLAAIADDSVFNEYKRNYAPGRGDNILAGKIRIKGLPVGVIASNGVGIIFFEAARKATEWIIRCSQEKTPLLFVQNSPGYMVGSDSEHMGIGKYGADMVRSVSCAQVPRIQLVIGPDNGAANYGMCGRAYRPHFLFSTMRARTSVMSGRSAAGVLLSIEERKREAQGKPMSEAEKDAFRQQMIDKYDGEAHPFYCGARLLNDGVLKFSEIRDWLAMAFEVSLLKPIGDPAFGNLRF
- a CDS encoding enoyl-CoA hydratase, with protein sequence MSEPLLLVEESEGVALLTLNRPNVMNSFNFEMLRALRDAIESLRFNPAVRVIIITGAGERAFCAGADLKERATLTPVQVKEFIFTIRNLFTAIEQLSKPVIAAVNGIALGGGTELALACDIRIAAESATMGLTETRLAIIPGAGGTQRLPRLVGRGKAKELIFTGRRVDAQEALSIGLVNQVCPPEALISACREMAAMICETGPVAIEQAKYAINYGIETDLHSGLAIESNAYWVTIPTKDRLEGLAAFREKRKPVYRGE
- a CDS encoding AMP-binding protein, coding for MTQAHNMTDYEKTCAEFRPAVPEYFNFAGDVVDKWAQDPGKLAILWVDDAGNEVRKTFLDIVNASKKLAKVLTASGVRRDDVIMVVLPRNTEWWETLTAGIRMGALVAPGATQLTTKDLAFRANTSQAACLITNHDIAAKFEQVQDKCPTVKTKIVISKPRKGWIFYDQALAATTAQFETVKTRGSDNCLVYFTSGTAGTPKMALHTHASYPIGHQSTGRFWLDLRPDDLHWNVGDTGWAKAAWSSYFGPWHCGAALFVHHSDRFDPVKTLELLERHPVTTLCGTPTVYRMLILHYSSARKFPALRHCVAAGEPLAAEIIEVWKRATGITIRDGYGQTETVLLAGSFPCLAPRFGSMGKPAPGIDLRVIGGDGAVLPANSEGDIAVRVQPTRPVGLFKEYWQAPDATAAVFRDGWYLTGDRGYVDEDGYFWFVGRSDDVILSSGYRIGPFDVESALVEHPAVAEAAVVSSPDQTRGEVVKAFIVLAPGFTPSTGLVKELQEHVKKVSAPYKYPRKIAFVDALPKTVSGKIRRGELRNAEWGSA
- a CDS encoding cation acetate symporter, with the translated sequence MGVNPIVILGAVLYFAIIFWIGWSSRKASLDASDYYVAGRKVGAFVNGSALAATYFSPASFLGLPAFIFILGYPFWWALVGIIGGMPIATLLTAAPLRKYAPTSFTDYYADRYDTKWMRLVAGIPTLIGGLAYVVLSIVGTALFLLAILKLNFNVSVVLATVVIFLYIYYGGMVATTFSTAFQGIAMTVASTLAAAYVIGHYGGLNGLTDATLSVSANFFNMPYVADAPSHALMASWTGVVGFFFVWHFGFSAMPYTVVRFFTSQDIKSARRSVFWAVVVGGLMYCGLIIIGTGARVLVEQLHPLMQTEGIANAMDVLKHMKTAYGVAGASVTDYSMIAAMEALNSPFLLAVVAAGGLAIAMATAAGWTMVLNILLGRDWMGKVFGSNLPEEKPVLITRIMTTLVLVACMFMAFKPPALVLDISGAAFVVILCSVGPPLILGIWWARATTAAAMLNIIVMTILSTSTWMYAKTALGSYHWFFLSNPENKISTPHQVYWVFVGFIFFIVVSLMTKPNSDEVIKKYSLDIRPDL